Part of the Cystobacter fuscus DSM 2262 genome is shown below.
GGCATCTTCCTCGAGTTCTCCCCCGAGCGCCTCGATGCCTGGGAGTCCGAGGGTGTCCGCAAGAGGGCCGCGCGCATCAATGCCGCCTGGCGGGAGGAGTGGCTCGCCCGGTATGGCGAGGAAGGCGGGGAGCCTCGGACGATCACGGCCCGTTTTCTCCTGGTCCACACCTTCGCGCATGCCCTGATGCGCCAGCTCACGCTGGACTGCGGCTATTCCAGTGCGTCGCTTAAGGAGCGGCTCTACGTGCGCGATGGCGAGGGGGCGATGGCAGGCCTCCTGGTGTACACGGCCACCTCGGACGCCGATGGAACGCTCGGCGGGCTGCAGCGGCAGGGCGAGCCCGAACGGATCGCCAGAACCATCCCGGCGGCGATCCAGGCCATGGAGTGGTGCTCCTCGGACCCGCTGTGCATCGAGGGCGTCATGGGCGGAGCAGATGGCCTGTCGTTGGCGGCATGCCATGCGTGTGTGCTGGCCCCCGAAACGGCGTGTGAGGAGTTCAACCGCTTCCTCGACCGGGCCATGCTCGTCGGTGCCCCGGGGCATTCCGAGTCTGGCTACTTCACCCCGATGCTCCAGGATCCCTGAACATGGCAGTGATGTGGCCCAGGGCCCTGCCCGACGAGGTGCTGAGGAACGAGCTGCGGGCAGCGGAGCGCAAGGTGTACCAGCGGCTACGCGACGAGCTGGATGACTCCTGGACAGTCTTCTACTCCCGTCCCTGGCTGGGCCTGACGCCGACCGGCCAGGAGATCGATGGGGAATGCGACTTCGTCGTGGCCCGGGCGGACTCCGGCTTCCTCGCGCTGGAGGTCAAGGGCGGAGCCGTGAGCTTCGATCCGATGAGCGAGACGTGGCTCAGCAAGGACCGCTGGGGCATCCGCCACAAGATCAAGAATCCCGTCGCCCAGGCGATGTCCTCGAAGTATCAGCTCCTCAAGAAGCTCAAGGACTGCCGGGCCTGGACGCCCCATCGCATCCGCGCGCAGCACGGGGTCATCCTGCCGGACTGCCAGGGCGTCGGCTCCGACCTGGGAGCCGCCATGCCGCAAAAACTCTTCTGCTTCCTCAAGGATTTCGAGGGCTCGCTGGAGTCCTGGTTGAAGGCCCGCCTCGGCATGCCCTCTTTCGAGGAGGGAGAAGAGCCGCTGGGCAGGCAAGGACTCGCGGCCCTGGAGGAGCTGCTTGCCAGACCGTTCTCCCTGCGTACCCCCCTGGCGCACCTGGTGGCCGAGGACGATGCGGCCATCCAATCCCTGACGCCGGGGCAATTCCGGATCCTGACCCAGCTGGAAGAGGTTCCAAAGGCCGCCGTGTCGGGCGGAGCGGGGACGGGCAAGACCCTCCTCGCGATGGAGAAGGCCAGGAGGTGTGCTGCCGCTGGGATGCGGACCCTGCTGACGTGTTTCAACAGGCCCCTCGCGGAGCATGTCGCCCGAACCCTGGGGCCTGACTCGGGTGTGGACGTGATGACCTTCCACGCCCTGTGCCGGCGAAAGGCCGAGGCTGCGGGCCTGACCGTCCCCGCCCCCGCGGAGCCTGACGCCATGGACGAGCGCTGGCCCGAGCTGCTGATGCACGCCATGGAGGCGCGTCGCGAGCTTCGCTACGACGCCGTCGTGGTGGACGAGGGGCAGGACTTTCGTCCCCACTGGTGGCCCGCGGTGGATTCAGTCCTCGATTCCACGGGGTCCGCGCTGCTCTATGTCTTCCTGGACGGCAACCAGCGCATCTACAAGGAAGCGGCGAGCCTGCCCAGGGATGTCGGGCTCATCCCCATCCGGCTCGGCGAGAACCTGAGGAACACGAAGCGCATCCACGATGCGGCGGGACGGCACTACGCGGGCCATCCCATCCTGCCCATTGGTCCAGAAGGGGTCTTGGTCGACTGGCGAGAGGTCTCCCCGGCAGAGCTGAAACAAGCCCTGGACGCCTGCGTGGCGCGGTGCGTCGGCCAGGAGTCCATCCCGGCCGAGCACATCGCTGTGCTCTTCGCCCGTGAGCAGGAGCGCAAGGTGATGGTTCCCGGCGAGCAGCTGGGCGGACGCCCCATCGCTCCCTGCGGCCCGCTCCGCAAGGGCGTCCTGACCGTGGACACCATCAGACGGTTCAAGGGGCTTGAGCGGCCCGTCGTCATCGTCGTCGCCGACCAGAGCTTATTGGCGGACAAGGAGCTGGCATACGTGGCCCTGTCACGTGCGCGCAGCCACCTCATCGTGATTGGGAGCAAGGAGTGTCTCGCCAGGATTAGGGAGCCGGAGTAGGCGCGGCCTGTCGCCGCGCTCCAGGCGCCTACGGTCCTCCATCGCCACGCCCCTCGGAGCGCTACACCCCGCGCGAGTCGAAGTGGGCGAGCACCTTGCGGGCCTTGGCCACGTCTTCTCCTCGGCCCTGGTGCTCGAAGAGCGGGATGACCGTCTCGAGCTCGGCCCGCGCGCCCTTCCAGTCCTGCAGGAAGGTGCACGCGATGCTCAAATCCCACCGGGCCCGCGACTCGTAGGCATGGTCGTGCAGTTGCGAGTACAGCTCCGCGGCCTGCTGCAGGTGGGGCCGCGCCGCCTCGTGGTTGCCCAGGAGTCCCTCGGCCTCGCCCAAGAGCAGCTCGCACAGCGCCAGGGCCTCCATGTCGATTTCCGGCTCCTTGCGCAGCACCTGCAGCGACTCGGCGAAGCGCTTGCGCGCGGCCTCGTACTCGCCCGCTTCCATGCGGATGTCGCCGATGTCCAACAGCAGCCGGGCCACGCGCGGCCCGTTCTTCGCCTGCCGGTAGAGCAGCAGCGCCTCCTGGTACTTCTCCTCGGCGCCCTTGGGCTGGCCGATCGCGCGCAGCGACTCGCCGATGGCCGCCCGGCACAGCGCCTCGTTCTCCTGATCCTTCAGGCTGTTGAAGAGCAGCGTCGCCTGGGCGATGTGCTCCACGGCGCCCCGGTGATCCCCGAAGTGGGCGCGCGCCACCCCGAGCCCGAAGAGCACCTGGGCCTGGCCCTCCTTGTCCCCCGCCGTCTGGAAGAAGCCCAGGGCCTCCTCGTAGTGGCGGCGGCTCTCGGCGTGCTCCTCCAGCATGCCGTGCAGCTCGGCCAGGTGGAGCAGTCCCCGGCCCGTCTCCGCCGGATCTCCGGTGATGCGCGTCACGGCGAGCGCGTTGCGCTGTTCTTGGATGGCTTGGAGGATGTGGGCGCGTTCGGTGTCGTGGTGATTCATTGGAGGGCGGGGGGGCTAGTTTTCCTCGGCCTTGTTACGGCGGCGCGGCGCCTTGTCCAGTGATTCCGCACGGCCGGCCTCGTGGACCAGCAGGGGCGAGAAGAAGCAATCCTTCTTGGTGTACTCGTCGAACGAGAAGGCGAAGCGGTAGCTGGCGGCCGCGCGCTGGTTGCAGTCGGTGCGCTCGCAGAAGCGGCAGGAGATGCCGCTGGGGACGGCGTCCTTGCGCAGATCCGTGGTGGGCAGCCCATACGCCAGGTACTTGGCGTTCTCCGCGTGGGTGCCCAGGCCGATGGAGTAGGCCGTGCCTCGCACGATGGAGCCCTCGATGGGCTGCAACTGCACCTTGGCGAAGCAGAAGTAGGACGTGCCGTCCGGCATCATCGAGTACTGCCGGGTGATCTGCGACGGGTTGAGGAAGGCCAGGTGCACGGCCCACTTGCCGCACGAGCCGCCGCCGGTGGCGAACTTGATACCGGTGCCGCTGTAGCGCTTGGAGATGTTGCCGGCGATGTCCGCGCGCAGGAAGTGGAAGGGCAGGCCGCGGCGCTTCGGATCCGACAGGTTGCACAGCCGGTGCGCCACCGTCTCGTACGTGGTGCCGAAGAGGTTGGACAGCAGCTCCACGTCGTAGCGCGTGCGCTCCACCTCCTTGAAGAACTCCCCGTAGGGCAGCATCAGCGCGCCGGCGAAGTAGTTGGCCAGGTTCACCTTGATGAGCCGCAGCGTCTCCGCGTGCCGGGTGCGCGCCGCGCCCACGATGCGCTCCACCAGCTTCTCCTGATCCAACATCAGGATGCCGAGCGACGCGGCGAGCTGGAACTTGAGCGGCTGTTCGGTGAGGTCCGGCGAGAGGATGAGCTCCTTGGTGTCCGGGTCCAGGCGGCGCACCACCGAGGAGCCACTGGAGGCGGCCTCCACGCGCACGCGGTAGCCGAAGCGCTCCTCCAGCATGGGGATGAGCTGGGGGCTCGACAGCAGGCGCCCGAGCTTGAAGTCGCGCCGCAGCGCCTCGGCCTGCTCCTCCAGTTCGGGGAAGTAGTTGTGGTGCGACTCGAGGAAATCGCTCACCTCGTCGAACGGGGAGTAGTCGAAGCGCGGCCCCTCCGAGCCGCCCGGCCCCGCGTTCATGCGCGAGCGCTCCTCGGAGTTGAGCTGCGCGAGCACGTTCTCCAACTGCGTGCGCGTGTTCTTGTAGAGGTTGAAGAGCGCCGCCACCGTGCCGGCCAGCTTCGGCTCCGCCGACAGGCTCTGCAGGGACTCGGAGTCGATGTCGAGGCTCTTGAGCAGCGGCTCGTCCAACAGCTTCGCGAGCGCCTCGTCCACCCGGCCCTCGCCCAGCGTGGACATGAACTGCTCGGGATCCTGATCGAAGTAGCGCAGCGCCTTCCACAAGAGCGGGAAGGGCATGACGCGCTTGCCCTTCTCGATGAGGTTCAAGTACGCCGGGGACACCCCCAGATCCTTCGCCGCGTCCGTCTGCTTGATGTTCCGGGCGAGCCGCAGTCCGCGCAGCTTCAGTCCCACGTTGGCGTTCAGTGCGTTCTCGTTCATCGCCATCTCTGGGCCGGCGCCCATGGGGGCCCCGCCGGCTTCTCCGTTCCTCGAACTGTGCGAGCGCGTTTACTGATTTGCAATCAGCGTTTTCGGAGAAAATATCCCGTCACCCCAAGGCACCGGGAGCCCCCCCAGGCAGACGCTTCGCCCTCTTTCGACATTCCAACCCATTGATTCAACAGGCGGTTTTGGGGCTTCATGGACTGGAGTCCAAGGGGGCGGGCGGGCTGTCAAATTCCATTCACCCCGTTTACCACCACCTGGACAGGGAGGTGGAAAACCCAGCAACTCCCGGGAGGGTGGGCGCCGCCCGGGCATGGAATCCCCCGGGCCGTGTTCTCCCGGGTGTAACCCCGTCGGGCCCCGGGCGTATGGTGGTGCGGGCTCCCTTCGCTCGGGGCGAAGGGGGTTCTTCCGCCAGGTGCATCCGTCCCCGGCCCGACCCCTGAAAGGAAACGCCATGAACCTCAAGACCCTGACCGCCCTCGTCGGCTCCCTCTCCCTCGGCACGCTCGCGACCGGCTGTGCGACCGCCAAGACCGCGGCCGCTCCCGCCGAGCAGGGGAGCACGAGCGCTCACGCGGCCAGCGCCGTCCCCGCCGAGGGCGCCGCCGCCCCCGCCGCCGAGGGCACCGCGACGCCCTCGACCGAGAAGTCCAGTGAGCACAGCTGTGGCGCGGGCGGCTGCGGCGCCAACGGCTGTGGTGGCAAGAAGTAGCCGTCGAAGAAGCCTTCGAAGAAGCCTTCGAGGATGGGCCCCCGGTGCTCCGGGGGTTGTCTTCCGGGCGGTGGGGAGCCCTCTTCCCGCCGCCCGTGTCTTTTCTCCCAGGAGCCGACATGCCGGTGGCACACGCGCGAAGGTGGGGCGGCGAGCCGCTCGGGGTGGGAATCGGGCTGCGGCGCGAGTTCTATGCGCGGCTGCCGGAGACCCCCCGCGCGCTGGATTGGGTGGAGATCGTCCCGGAGAACTTCCTCACGCTCGGCGGCCGTCCCCAGCGTGCGCTGGACGCGTGCCGCGAGCGCTGGCCGGTGCTGCCGCATGGGGTGGCGCTGAACGTGGGTGGTCCGGAGCCACTGGACGAGGCCTACCTCTCCGGGCTCCAGGCGCTGGTGGAGCGGCTGGACGCGCCCTTCTTCTCGGATCACCTCTGTTACGCGCGGCTGGGGGGCGCCTACCTCTACGATCTGCTGCCGCTGCCCTTCTCGCCCGAGGCGGTGGAGCACGTGGCGCCGCGGGTGCGCGAGGTCCAGGCGCGCGTGGGCCGGCCCTTCCTGCTGGAGAACCCGAGCTACTACGCGCGCATGCCCGGCGGCACCCTGGCGGAGGCGGACTTCCTGCGGCACGTGGTGGAGGAGGCCGATTGTGGCCTCCTGCTGGACGTGAACAACGTGTACGTGAACGCGTGCAACCATGGCTACGAGCCGCGCGCCTTCGTGGACGCGCTGCCGCTGGAGCGCGTGGGGCAGATCCACCTCGCGGGGCACGAGCGGCGACCCGACGTCCTCCTCGACACGCATGGGGCGCCCGTCTGCGACGAGGTGTGGTCGCTCTACCGCTACGTGCTCGAGCGCACCGGGCCGGTGCCGACGCTCATCGAATGGGATCAGGACATCCCCTCGCTGGAGGCGGTGCTGGACGAGGCGGATCGGGCGCGGGAGCTGCTCCAGGGGGTGGCGCGATGAAACCGGGACTGCGTGGCTTCTTCGAGTCGATGGAGGCGTACTTCGCGGACCCGGGGCCGGAGGCGCTCGAGCGGCTGTACACGGCGCACCCGGGCTGGGACGCGCCGCGCTCGCGCGTGGAGCTCTATGGGCACATGGTGCGCCACCATGGCGAGGCCACCCTGGACAAGCTCTACCCGCGGGTGCGCGGGTGCGTGGAGCCGGCGCTCTGGGCGGAGCTGGTGCGGGCCCATGGCGCCTCGCGTCCTCACCGGCCCTTCGAGATGAACCGCCTGGGCGAGGGCTTCGCCGGCTTCCTCGCGGACGAGGCGGGGGCTCGGGGGCTGCCGGACTTCCTGCCCGCGCTGGCGCGCTTCGAGTGGACGGACTTCGCGGTGTACACGTCGATGGAGCCCGTGCCCGCGCGCGTGGAGCGCCTGACGGTGAACCCGACGCTGATGATGTTGGAGCATCCCTTCCGGCTGTGCGCGTTCATGCGGGCCGGGGTGGGGGAGCGGCCGGAGCCCGGACAGGAGCTGGCGCTGCTCTGGCGCCACCCGGAGCGGCTGGTGACGATGTACCTGGAGGCCGAGGAGCGCTCGTTGTTGGTGCTGAAAATGGCGGTGGAGGGGTTGGAGCCCCGGCAGGTGGCGGAGGCGACGGGCGTGGAGGAGGCGGTCATCCGTGCCGCCGTGGACACCCGGGTGGCCGACGGTCTCGTCCTGGCGCCGTGATGGCGCTTCACGCTTCCCCCGGCGGAGGCGTTGGGCAGAATGGCCGCGCGTTGTTTTCCCAGTGAGAGGACCCAGCCATGCGCGTCATCAACTTCAATCCCGGCCCCGCGGGGCTGCCCCTGCCCGCGCTCGAGCGAGCGCGCGACGAGCTGATCGACTTCCAGGGCTCGGGCATGTCCGTGATGGAGCACAGCCACCGGGGCAAGGAGTACGAGGCGGTCCACGACGAGGCCATCTCCCTGCTCACCGAGCTGCTGGGCATTCCGGACACCCACCAGGTGCTCTTCCTCACGGGAGGGGCGTCGCAGCAGTTCGCCCAGGTGCCGATGAACTTCCTGCACCCGGGCACGAGCGCGGACTACCTGATGACGGGCGTGTGGAGCGAGAAGGCCTATGACGAGGCGTGCATCGTGGGCAAGGCGCGCATCGCCGCCACCACGGTGGGCCCGGACAAGCGCTACGTGCGCGTGCCCCGGCAGGAGGAACTCCAGCTGGATCCCCGGGCGGCGTACGTCCACATGACGAGCAACAACACCATCTACGGCACCCAGTGGCACACCTTGCCCGAGGTGGGGAGCGTGCCGCTCATCTCGGACATGAGCTCGGACTTCATGTGGAAGCCCACGGACGTGAGCCGCTTCGCCTTCCTCTACGCGGGGGCGCAGAAGAACCTGGGGCCCTCGGGCGTGCTCATCGCCATCGCTCGCAAGGACTTCATCGCCCAGGGCCGCCGGGACATCCCGAAGATCTTCCGCTACTCCCTCCACGCGGAGAACAACTCGCTCTACAACACGCCCCCCACGCTGGCCATCTACCTGTGCCGCAACGTGCTGGCGTGGATGAAGGCGCAGGGCGGGCTCGCGGGGCTGGAGGCGAGAAACCGGCAGAAGGGCGAGCTGCTCTACCGCGCCCTGGATGCGAACGCGGGCTTCTACCGCGCGCCCGTGGAGCGCGAGTCGCGCTCCTTCATGAACGTGGTCTTCCACCTGCCCACCCAGGAGCTGGACGCCGCGTTCGTCTCCGAGGCGAAGAAGGCGGGCATGGTGGGTCTCAAGGGGCACCGTATCTGCGGGGGCATCCGCGCCTCCCTGTACAACGCGGTGTCGGTGGACGACGTGCGCGCCCTGGTGTCCTTCCTGGAGGAGTTCGCCCGGAAGAAAGGCTAGGGTGGCCCCCCACCCCTTCCACAGGAGAGGTCATGAAGAACACCACGCTGTGTGCCGTGTTGTTGACCGCCGTACTCGCGCTGCCCGCCGCCGCCAAGGACGTGGCGGGGGTGGCGTTTCCCGACTCGGTGTCCGTCGAGGGCAAGGAGCTGAAGCTCAACGGGGTGGGCCTGCGCAAGAAGCTCGTCTTCAACGTGTACGCCGCCGGCCTCTACCTGCAGAACCCGTCGCGCGAGGGCGCCCAGGCCATCGGCTCGGAGCAGATCAAGCGCGTGCGGATGTCCATGCTGCGCGACCTGGACAAGAAGACGATCTCCGAGGCCATCGTGGATGGCTTCAAGAAGAACGCGAAGGACAAGCTGCCCTCGCTCCAGCAGCGGCTGGACACCTTCACCTCGGCCATTCCGGACCTGAAGAAGGGCGACGAGCTGCTGCTCACGTACGTGCCCGGCCAGGGCACCACCATCGAGAGCAAGGGGGGACAGAAGATCTCGGTGGAGGGCAAGGACTTCGCCGACGCGCTCTTCTCGGTGTGGCTCGGCAACAACCCGGTCGACGGCGGCGTCAAGGACGGGATGTTGGGCAAGGAGTAGCACCGCGCTTCGGGGGTCGCCCTCCGGTACGAGGTTGAGGCGCGCGCGCCCGTGGCCGGATAGGGTGCGCGCTGCCTCATACCCCACACGGAGAACGACTGGATGAAGAAGGCATTGCTCGCCGCATGTTGTCTCGTGGCGTCCGCTTGCAAGACGGCGGAGCCCGCGCCCACGCCCCCCTCGCCCGCCACGCCCGCGACGCAGCCCCAGCCCCCCGCCGAGTCCCGCCCGCTCTCCCCGGGTCTGGACCTGGCCGCGATGAACGAGCAGGCCAACCCCTGCGAGGACTTCTACGAGTTCGCGTGCGGCAACTGGGTGAAGGACACGGAGATTCCCGCGGATCGCCCCCGCTGGTCGCGCGGCTTCGATGCCATCTCGGCGCGCAACGAGGAGATCCTCCGGGACATCCTCGAGGGCGTGTCCCAGGGCAAGGCGCCCGAGGGGCTCGCCTCCGCGCGGAAGCTGGGGGACTTCTACGGCTCCTGCATGGACGAGGCGAAGCTGGAGGCGTCGCTGCCGGCGCTCAAGGCGGAGCTGGCGAAGCTGACGGCGAAGAACGCGAAGGAACTGGCGCGGGTGGTGGGCACGCTGCACGCGCAGAACGTGTTCCCGCTCTTCCGCATGGGCGCCAACACCGACTTCAAG
Proteins encoded:
- a CDS encoding helix-turn-helix domain-containing protein — encoded protein: MNENALNANVGLKLRGLRLARNIKQTDAAKDLGVSPAYLNLIEKGKRVMPFPLLWKALRYFDQDPEQFMSTLGEGRVDEALAKLLDEPLLKSLDIDSESLQSLSAEPKLAGTVAALFNLYKNTRTQLENVLAQLNSEERSRMNAGPGGSEGPRFDYSPFDEVSDFLESHHNYFPELEEQAEALRRDFKLGRLLSSPQLIPMLEERFGYRVRVEAASSGSSVVRRLDPDTKELILSPDLTEQPLKFQLAASLGILMLDQEKLVERIVGAARTRHAETLRLIKVNLANYFAGALMLPYGEFFKEVERTRYDVELLSNLFGTTYETVAHRLCNLSDPKRRGLPFHFLRADIAGNISKRYSGTGIKFATGGGSCGKWAVHLAFLNPSQITRQYSMMPDGTSYFCFAKVQLQPIEGSIVRGTAYSIGLGTHAENAKYLAYGLPTTDLRKDAVPSGISCRFCERTDCNQRAAASYRFAFSFDEYTKKDCFFSPLLVHEAGRAESLDKAPRRRNKAEEN
- a CDS encoding AAA family ATPase → MAVMWPRALPDEVLRNELRAAERKVYQRLRDELDDSWTVFYSRPWLGLTPTGQEIDGECDFVVARADSGFLALEVKGGAVSFDPMSETWLSKDRWGIRHKIKNPVAQAMSSKYQLLKKLKDCRAWTPHRIRAQHGVILPDCQGVGSDLGAAMPQKLFCFLKDFEGSLESWLKARLGMPSFEEGEEPLGRQGLAALEELLARPFSLRTPLAHLVAEDDAAIQSLTPGQFRILTQLEEVPKAAVSGGAGTGKTLLAMEKARRCAAAGMRTLLTCFNRPLAEHVARTLGPDSGVDVMTFHALCRRKAEAAGLTVPAPAEPDAMDERWPELLMHAMEARRELRYDAVVVDEGQDFRPHWWPAVDSVLDSTGSALLYVFLDGNQRIYKEAASLPRDVGLIPIRLGENLRNTKRIHDAAGRHYAGHPILPIGPEGVLVDWREVSPAELKQALDACVARCVGQESIPAEHIAVLFAREQERKVMVPGEQLGGRPIAPCGPLRKGVLTVDTIRRFKGLERPVVIVVADQSLLADKELAYVALSRARSHLIVIGSKECLARIREPE
- the bufB gene encoding MNIO family bufferin maturase, with translation MPVAHARRWGGEPLGVGIGLRREFYARLPETPRALDWVEIVPENFLTLGGRPQRALDACRERWPVLPHGVALNVGGPEPLDEAYLSGLQALVERLDAPFFSDHLCYARLGGAYLYDLLPLPFSPEAVEHVAPRVREVQARVGRPFLLENPSYYARMPGGTLAEADFLRHVVEEADCGLLLDVNNVYVNACNHGYEPRAFVDALPLERVGQIHLAGHERRPDVLLDTHGAPVCDEVWSLYRYVLERTGPVPTLIEWDQDIPSLEAVLDEADRARELLQGVAR
- a CDS encoding HvfC/BufC N-terminal domain-containing protein, translating into MKPGLRGFFESMEAYFADPGPEALERLYTAHPGWDAPRSRVELYGHMVRHHGEATLDKLYPRVRGCVEPALWAELVRAHGASRPHRPFEMNRLGEGFAGFLADEAGARGLPDFLPALARFEWTDFAVYTSMEPVPARVERLTVNPTLMMLEHPFRLCAFMRAGVGERPEPGQELALLWRHPERLVTMYLEAEERSLLVLKMAVEGLEPRQVAEATGVEEAVIRAAVDTRVADGLVLAP
- the serC gene encoding 3-phosphoserine/phosphohydroxythreonine transaminase, with the translated sequence MRVINFNPGPAGLPLPALERARDELIDFQGSGMSVMEHSHRGKEYEAVHDEAISLLTELLGIPDTHQVLFLTGGASQQFAQVPMNFLHPGTSADYLMTGVWSEKAYDEACIVGKARIAATTVGPDKRYVRVPRQEELQLDPRAAYVHMTSNNTIYGTQWHTLPEVGSVPLISDMSSDFMWKPTDVSRFAFLYAGAQKNLGPSGVLIAIARKDFIAQGRRDIPKIFRYSLHAENNSLYNTPPTLAIYLCRNVLAWMKAQGGLAGLEARNRQKGELLYRALDANAGFYRAPVERESRSFMNVVFHLPTQELDAAFVSEAKKAGMVGLKGHRICGGIRASLYNAVSVDDVRALVSFLEEFARKKG
- a CDS encoding tetratricopeptide repeat protein, with the translated sequence MNHHDTERAHILQAIQEQRNALAVTRITGDPAETGRGLLHLAELHGMLEEHAESRRHYEEALGFFQTAGDKEGQAQVLFGLGVARAHFGDHRGAVEHIAQATLLFNSLKDQENEALCRAAIGESLRAIGQPKGAEEKYQEALLLYRQAKNGPRVARLLLDIGDIRMEAGEYEAARKRFAESLQVLRKEPEIDMEALALCELLLGEAEGLLGNHEAARPHLQQAAELYSQLHDHAYESRARWDLSIACTFLQDWKGARAELETVIPLFEHQGRGEDVAKARKVLAHFDSRGV
- a CDS encoding chalcone isomerase family protein is translated as MKNTTLCAVLLTAVLALPAAAKDVAGVAFPDSVSVEGKELKLNGVGLRKKLVFNVYAAGLYLQNPSREGAQAIGSEQIKRVRMSMLRDLDKKTISEAIVDGFKKNAKDKLPSLQQRLDTFTSAIPDLKKGDELLLTYVPGQGTTIESKGGQKISVEGKDFADALFSVWLGNNPVDGGVKDGMLGKE